The Daucus carota subsp. sativus chromosome 2, DH1 v3.0, whole genome shotgun sequence genome includes a window with the following:
- the LOC108207860 gene encoding uncharacterized protein LOC108207860 yields the protein MNLSETHTKGPTTTSVHVTALDGLVNVNSLFTIAVFVGLSLTTPNQKSLENKSSCDAGNEVVKKLLVFEVVSFSFFLFSSLVAQGLKLAINLLNSKDVDEAFRAHISVKVLRFGMMGSAVGSVMGCLFLMLSMVNVIQIRLGMLSCGSRQTVQSVAALIVLVNSALAVYISTAVYAFLH from the exons ATGAATCT gtctgaaacacacacaaaaggCCCCACCACAACTAGTGTTCATGTCACAGCTCTTGATGGGCTTGTCAATGTCAACTCCCTCTTCACCATTGCTGTCTTTGTGGGCCTTTCTCTCACAACTCCAAACCAAAAATCCCTGGAAAACAAGTCATCTTGTGATGCAGGCAATGAGGTTGTCAAGAAGCTTCTTGTGTTCGAAGTTGTGTCATTCAGTTTCTTTCTGTTTTCTTCATTGGTGGCTCAAGGCCTTAAACTGGCTATCAATCTTTTAAACAGTAAAGATGTGGATGAGGCTTTCAGGGCTCATATTAGTGTTAAGGTTTTGAGGTTTGGGATGATGGGGTCTGCTGTTGGGTCAGTGATGGGGTGCTTGTTCTTGATGCTTTCGATGGTTAATGTGATTCAGATTAGGCTAGGGATGTTGTCTTGTGGGAGTCGACAGACGGTTCAGTCTGTCGCTGCTTTGATTGTTTTGGTTAATTCTGCTCTTGCAGTTTATATATCTACTGCTGTTTATGCTTTTCTGCATTGA
- the LOC108206091 gene encoding uncharacterized protein LOC108206091, with product MQKRREHVVVTEMVQVGCKWKLKGFFAHRHCRPKKNLLRKNQNQEVTGAEHQRGKSSALGSNLQGIKSAPKNKGEGIDDEINVPKLIQESDDMHKFALEILDSNNELFLKVLKDPNSLLVKRIRNARNLQQAKKETVKLLYENKLVECGNNAISIKSQKPTHHTNKSLLERIKLQYGCPSTDAEVPSTSNSIVLLKPRQTKHERDIFRKHRNLESSNRATGGKKLHLPTVSSFNQRDIEAKKHLSEMLRNAENVEHYTDKQGPRTLKSILSSPLSSPVHEYSTASNQEKGMDASVCPQRIQFSSCSNYEFARDDNSSPLQNSEVAASSTLMKLTGDSPIVRFTKEITEPVYSSDGLSYEAYANDMEMNDTIISEGLDISEAACAEQSSTFFECPIQDFWLENKPLNSSSVVFSSNPWTEREEHPSPNSVLEALFTKDFTGLSSNTNCSAISHTRPHHTDGKEASLVKDHIRNLLQTTELHWEELSKKSHPSIQLLNISSLVEHTLFLDFIKDILLELHQCHFDFYPRVPSIRQNTLASLVLAKNMMEEFMEEIQWYLVPPAMPRTLEDLAIKDTKKDEIWSGRKLETEEVVTQLTDCMLEELIMQTTYVGEK from the exons ATGCAGAAGAGAAGGGAACATGTGGTGGTAACAGAGATGGTTCAGGTGGGCTGCAAGTGGAAATTGAAAGGCTTTTTTGCTCACCGACATTGTCGTCCCAAAAAGAACCTCCTTAGGAAGAACCAAAATCAGGAGGTTACTG gAGCAGAGCATCAGAGGGGTAAAAGTTCTGCTCTGGGAAGTAATTTGCAAGGGATTAAG AGTGCCCCAAAAAACAAAGGTGAAGGAATTGACGATGAGATAAATGTGCCAAAACTGATTCAAGAGAGCGATGACATGCACAAGTTCGCGTTAGAAATCTTAGATTCAAATAATGAGCTGTTTCTGAAAGTCCTAAAAGATCCTAATTCTCTGTTAGTAAAGCGAATTCGCAATGCAAGGAATTTGCAGCAGGCAAAGAAAGAAACGGTTAAGTTACTGTACGAGAACAAGCTTGTTGAATGCGGGAACAATGCCATTTCAATAAAGAGTCAAAAGCCTACACATCATACTAACAAGTCATTGTTAGAGAGGATTAAATTACAATACGGATGCCCTTCCACGGATGCTGAGGTTCCATCAACTTCAAATTCTATAGTTCTTTTAAAGCCAAGACAGACGAAACATGAAAGGGATATTTTCCGGAAGCATAGAAATCTGGAGTCGAGCAATAGAGCTACGGGTGGTAAAAAACTGCACTTACCAACTGTCAGCAGCTTTAACCAGAGAGATATTGAGGCAAAGAAGCACCTTTCTGAGATGTTAAGAAATGCGGAAAATGTAGAACATTATACAGATAAACAAGGACCAAGAACCTTGAAAAGCATTCTTTCTTCACCACTCTCTTCACCAGTACATGAATACTCCACAGCTTCTAATCAAGAAAAGGGTATGGATGCTTCTGTTTGCCCACAACGGATACAATTCTCATCTTGCAGCAACTATGAGTTTGCAAGGGACGATAACAGTTCACCACTTCAAAATTCAGAAGTTGCAGCAAGTTCAACTCTTATGAAACTTACTGGTGACTCACCAATTGTCAGGTTCACGAAAGAGATTACTGAACCTGTCTATTCAAGTGATGGTTTAAGCTATGAAG CTTATGCGAATGACATGGAAATGAATGATACAATCATATCAGAAGGTTTAGATATTTCAGAAGCAGCCTGTGCTGAACAAAGTTCCACTTTTTTTGAGTGTCCAATACAG GACTTTTGGTTGGAGAACAAACCCTTAAATTCTTCATCAGTTGTTTTCTCATCAAACCCATGGACTGAACGCGAAGAACACCCGAGTCCCAATTCTGTACTAGAGGCGTTATTCACCAAGGATTTCACTGGCCTCAGCAGCAACACAAATTGTTCAG CTATATCACATACGCGACCTCATCATACTGATGGCAAAGAAGCTTCACTTGTAAAAGACCACATACGGAATCTTCTGCAGACTACTGAACTGCACTGGGAAGAATTATCAAAGAAATCGCACCCCTCAATCCAATTACTCAACATTTCTTCACTCGTCGAACACACACTTTTCCTGGATTTCATCAAGGACATCTTACTAGAGTTACATCAATGCCATTTTGATTTCTACCCTCGGGTTCCATCCATTAGACAAAACACTCTAGCTTCTTTAGTACTAGCCAAGAATATGATGGAAGAGTTTATGGAAGAAATTCAGTGGTATCTCGTTCCACCAGCGATGCCACGAACATTAGAAGACCTCGCAATCAAAGACACCAAGAAAGATGAAATCTGGAGTGGCAGGAAGCTTGAGACTGAAGAAGTGGTGACTCAACTAACTGATTGTATGTTGGAAGAACTGATAATGCAGACCACTTATGTTGGTGAAAAGTAG
- the LOC108210210 gene encoding uncharacterized protein LOC108210210, with amino-acid sequence MEAQAVKTNLVLILDFGSQYTHLITRRIRSLSVFSLCISGTSSLKSITELNPSVIILSGGPHSVHAPNAPSFPDGFIEYVESKGVFVLGICYGLQLLVGKLGGEVRVGEKQEYGRMEIEVVKERCGLFERGGKQVVWMSHGDEAARLPEGFEVVARSQQGAVAAVENPGRRFYGLQYHPEVTHSPEGMATLKHFLFNVCGVVDGWTMTDVMQEEIKVINEMVGTEDHVICALSGGVDSTVAATLVHKAIGDRLRCVFVDNGLLRFKERERVMETFEKDLHLPVTCVDAVDQFLSKLKGVVDPETKRKIIGKEFICIFDAFANDLEQKTGKKPTFLVQGTLYPDVIESCPPPGSGRTHSHTIKSHHNVGGLPKDMKLKLIEPLKLLFKDEVRELGKILNVPVPFLKRHPFPGPGLAVRVLGDVTEGNALDILRQVDEIFIQSIKDAGLYDSIWQAFAVFLPIRSVGVQGDQRTHSHVVALRAVTSQDGMTADWYNFEHKFLDDVSRKICNSVRGVNRVVQDITSKPPSTIEWE; translated from the exons ATGGAAGCTCAAGCCGTCAAAACAAACCTAGTGTTAATCCTCGATTTCGGATCCCAATACACCCATCTCATAACCCGTCGGATCCGGAGCCTCTCCGTGTTCTCCCTCTGCATTTCCGGCACCTCCTCGCTCAAATCCATCACCGAGCTAAACCCATCTGTAATCATCCTCTCCGGAGGGCCCCACTCGGTCCACGCGCCCAACGCGCCGTCTTTCCCTGATGGGTTTATTGAGTATGTGGAGAGCAAGGGCGTGTTTGTCTTGGGGATTTGTTATGGGCTGCAGCTGCTGGTGGGGAAACTTGGTGGGGAAGTGAGAGTGGGGGAGAAGCAGGAGTATGGGAGGATGGAGATTGAGGTTGTCAAGGAGAGATGTGGGTTGTTTGAGCGTGGGGGTAAGCAGGTGGTGTGGATGAGCCATGGTGATGAGGCGGCGAGGCTGCCGGAGGGGTTTGAGGTTGTGGCGAGGAGTCAGCAGGGGGCTGTGGCTGCTGTGGAGAATCCTGGGAGGCGGTTTTATGGTCTTCAGTATCATCCTGAG GTGACACACTCACCGGAAGGAATGGCAACATTGAAGCATTTTTTGTTCAATGTATGTGGAGTGGTTGATGGGTGGACTATGACAGATGTTATGCAGGAAGAAATAAAAGTTATTAATGAAATGGTTGGGACTGAAGACCATGTCATTTGTGCCTTATCTGGTGGTGTGGATTCCACGGTTGCAGCTACTCTTGTTCACAAAGCAATTGGAGACAGGCTTCGCTGTGTTTTTGTTGATAATGGCTTATTGAG ATTCAAGGAGAGAGAACGGGTGATGGAGACATTCGAAAAGGATCTTCATTTACCTGTCACTTGTGTTGATGCTGTAGATCAATTTCTTAGCAAGCTAAAAGGGGTTGTAGATCCGGAGACAAAGCGAAAGATTATCGGGAAGGAGTTCATCTGCATTTTCGATGCCTTTGCTAATGATTTGGAACAGAAAACAGGGAAAAAGCCTACCTTCCTGGTTCAAGGAACCTTATATCCTGATGTGATTGAATCATGTCCACCACCTGGTAGTGGAAGAACCCACTCCCACACAATCAAGAGTCATCATAATGTTGGAGGGCTTCCCAAGGACATGAAACTGAAGCTCATTGAACCccttaaacttttatttaaggACGAG GTTCGCGAACTGGGAAAAATCTTGAATGTTCCAGTACCATTTCTAAAGCGTCATCCTTTCCCTGGACCTGGCCTTGCTGTGAGAGTATTGGGTGATGTAACTGAAGGAAATGCCTTGGACATCCTGCGCCAG GTGGATGAGATTTTCATACAGTCGATTAAAGATGCTGGCTTGTATGATTCCATATGGCAAGCTTTTGCTGTGTTTTTACCAATAAGATCAGTTGGGGTTCAAGGAGATCAAAGAACGCATTCTCATGTTGTTGCACTTAGAGCTGTAACAAGTCAGGATGGAATGACCGCAGACTG GTACAATTTTGAACACAAGTTCCTTGACGATGTGTCAAGGAAGATCTGCAACAGTGTTAGAGGTGTAAACAGAGTTGTTCAAGATATTACATCCAAACCTCCATCAACCATTGAGTGggaataa
- the LOC108206754 gene encoding uncharacterized protein LOC108206754 — translation MEPETLVSDPSSNQETPRHHNLQSENEEDVSTGELKSAPSSSEIIKAIEVVERDSTAIAESFSSLFASLRSSLSQVTGRSVDHLECFNDAAGRLQECTLDAATKGNRYINSCLRLNEEMKGMDILAAQLKILRRNVDALDSNVNRLLRLP, via the exons ATGGAACCAGAAACCCTAGTATCAGACCCGAGCTCTAATCAAGAAACGCCACGTCATCACAATTTACAATCAGAGAATGAAGAAGATGTTTCTACCGGAGAATTGAAGTCGGCGCCCTCATCGTCGGAGATAATCAAAGCTATAGAAGTGGTCGAAAGAGACTCCACGGCGATCGCCGAGAGCTTTAGTTCACTTTTCGCTTCTCTGCGTTCCTCTTTATCTCAG GTTACTGGGCGTTCCGTTGATCATTTGGAGTGTTTCAATGATGCTGCTGGTCGTCTTCAAGAATGCA CACTTGATGCAGCAACCAAAGGAAATCGGTACATAAATTCCTGCCTTAG GTTAAATGAGGAAATGAAAGGCATGGACATCTTGGCAGCACAGTT AAAGATCCTGAGAAGGAATGTGGATGCTCTGGATTCAAATGTGAATAGGCTCCTCCGACTTCCATGA
- the LOC108208862 gene encoding tubulin beta chain-like, whose translation MREILHIQAGQCGNQIGGKFWEVVCDEHGIDATGNYHGDSHVQLERVNVYYNEASGGRYVPRAVLVDLEPGTMDSLRTGPYGNIFRPDNFIFGQNGAGNNWAKGHYTEGAELIDSVLDVVRKEAENCDCLQGFQICHSLGGGTGSGMGTLLISKIREEYPDRMMLTFSVFPSPKVSDTVVEPYNATLSVHQLVENADECMVLDNEALYDICFRTLKLTNPSFGDLNHLISTTMSGVTCCLRFPGQLNSDLRKLAVNLIPFPRLHFFMVGFAPLTSRGSQQYRSLTIPELTQQMWDSKNMMCAADPRHGRYLTASAMFRGKMSTKEVDEQMINVQNKNSSYFVEWIPNNVKSSVCDIPPTGLAMSSTFMGNSTSIQEMFRRVSEQFTVMFRRKAFLHWYTGEGMDEMEFTEAESNMNDLVSEYQQYQEAVADDDQEDEYDDEEGMEN comes from the exons ATGAGAGAAATTCTTCACATTCAAGCAGGCCAATGTGGCAACCAAATCGGAGGAAAATTCTGGGAAGTAGTCTGCGATGAACACGGCATCGACGCCACCGGAAACTACCACGGAGACTCCCATGTTCAGCTAGAGAGGGTGAATGTGTACTACAATGAGGCTAGTGGTGGCAGGTACGTGCCACGAGCCGTGCTGGTGGATCTCGAGCCTGGCACTATGGATAGCCTGAGGACAGGGCCTTATGGAAATATTTTCAGGCCTGATAACTTTATTTTCGGACAAAATGGCGCTGGTAACAACTGGGCTAAGGGTCATTACACTGAGGGAGCTGAACTTATTGATTCAGTTCTTGATGTTGTCCGCAAAGAAGCTGAGAATTGTGATTGCCTTCAAG GGTTTCAAATATGTCACTCACTGGGAGGAGGTACTGGATCTGGTATGGGAACACTATTGATATCGAAGATCAGGGAAGAGTATCCTGATCGGATGATGTTGACTTTTTCGGTCTTTCCTTCTCCGAAAGTCTCGGATACGGTGGTGGAACCTTACAATGCCACCCTCTCCGTCCACCAACTGGTCGAGAATGCTGATGAATGTATGGTGCTTGACAATGAAGCTCTGTATGATATCTGTTTCCGTACACTCAAGCTCACTAATCCCAGCT TCGGTGATTTGAACCACTTGATCTCCACAACCATGAGCGGTGTAACATGCTGCCTCCGTTTCCCGGGACAACTCAACTCCGATCTCCGAAAACTAGCCGTAAATCTGATCCCCTTCCCTCGCCTCCACTTTTTCATGGTCGGTTTCGCGCCTCTAACTTCCCGCGGCTCTCAACAATACCGTTCCCTCACAATCCCCGAACTCACTCAACAAATGTGGGACTCCAAGAACATGATGTGCGCCGCTGACCCGCGCCACGGCCGTTACCTCACAGCCTCGGCCATGTTCCGCGGCAAAATGAGTACTAAAGAAGTCGACGAACAAATGATCAATGTCCAGAACAAAAACTCCTCGTACTTTGTCGAGTGGATTCCCAACAATGTCAAGTCAAGTGTCTGTGACATTCCTCCCACGGGCCTGGCCATGTCTTCGACTTTCATGGGGAATTCGACGTCGATTCAGGAGATGTTTAGGCGTGTTTCGGAGCAGTTCACTGTGATGTTCAGGAGGAAAGCGTTTCTGCATTGGTACACAGGGGAGGGAATGGATGAGATGGAGTTCACTGAGGCCGAAAGCAACATGAATGACTTGGTTTCGGAGTATCAGCAGTATCAGGAGGCTGTGGCGGATGATGATCAGGAAGATGAGTATGATGATGAAGAGGGGATGGAGAATTGA
- the LOC108208861 gene encoding serine/threonine-protein kinase BSK7 produces the protein MGCGCSSLVSCCWKPETNGPTSKAHNDENEEKDEASDLPAFREYTLEQLRNATSGFAVENIISEHGEKAPNVVYKGKLETQLRIAVKRFNRSAWPDRQQFLEEARAVGQLRNCRLANLLGCCFEGDERLLVAEYMPNDTLAKHLFHWESQPMKWAMRLRVALYLAQALEYCTMKGRALYHDLNAYRIVFDDDANPRLSCFGLMKNSRDGKSYSTNLAFTPPEYLRTGRVTAESVIYSFGTLLLDLLSGKHIPPSHALDLIRDRNLQMLTDSCLEGQFSNDDGTELVRLASRCLQYEPRERPNAKSLVTALIPLQKEAQVSSNELMGVPDSSAAFPLSPLGEACLRKDLTAIHEILEKLGYKDDEGAATELSFQMWTNQVHETINSKKKGDAAFRRKEFQAAVDCFTQFIDVGTMISPTVFARRSLSYLMTDMPQEALNDAVQAQVISPVWHIASYLQAVALFSLGRENEGQIALREGSILEEKKNTES, from the exons ATGGGTTGTGGCTGCTCTAGCTTAGTCTCCTGTTGTTGGAAGCCGGAAACTAATGGACCGACATCAAAGGCCCATAATGATG AAAATGAGGAAAAGGATGAAGCTAGTGACTTGCCTGCGTTTCGGGAGTACACATTGGAGCAACTAAGGAATGCAACATCTGGTTTTGCGGTGGAGAATATAATATCTGAACACGGGGAAAAGGCCCCAAATGTTGTCTATAAAGGAAAGTTAGAGACCCAGCTGCGGATTGCAGTCAAACGCTTTAATAGATCTGCTTGGCCAGATCGTCAGCAATTTCTT GAGGAAGCAAGAGCTGTTGGTCAACTCAGAAACTGTAGGTTGGCGAATCTACTTGGTTGTTGTTTTGAAGGTGATGAAAGATTACTTGTTGCAGAATACATGCCCAATGACACACTTGCCAAACACTTATTTCACT GGGAATCACAACCTATGAAGTGGGCTATGCGTTTAAGGGTGGCTTTATATCTTGCACAAGCTCTCGAGTATTGTACAATGAAAGGACGTGCCCTTTATCACGATCTTAATGCTTACAGGATAGTCTTTGATGAT GATGCTAATCCAAGACTCTCTTGCTTTGGGTTGATGAAGAATAGTAGAGATGGAAAAAGTTACAGTACTAATCTAGCATTTACCCCACCCGAATATCTGAGGACTG GAAGAGTAACTGCTGAAAGTGTAATTTATAGCTTTGGGACCCTTTTGCTTGACCTCCTCAGTGGAAAGCACATTCCTCCAAGCCAT GCCCTCGACTTGATAAGGGACAGGAATCTTCAGATGCTGACAGATTCTTGTTTGGAAGGTCAATTTTCAAACGATGATGGGACTGAATTGGTGCGCTTAGCTTCAAGATGTCTACAATACGAGCCTCGTGAGCGTCCAAATGCTAAGTCTTTGGTTACCGCTTTGATTCCTCTTCAGAAAGAAGCACAG GTTTCGTCAAATGAGCTAATGGGTGTACCAGACAGCAGTGCTGCTTTTCCTTTATCTCCACTTGGCGAGGCTTGTTTGAGAAAGGATTTGACAGCTATACACGAAATCTTAGAAAAACTCGGGTACAAAGATGACGAGGGAGCTGCAACAGAG CTGTCATTTCAGATGTGGACAAATCAGGTACACGAAACTATAAACTCAAAGAAGAAAGGGGATGCTGCTTTCAGGCGtaaagaatttcaagctgcggTTGACTGCTTCACACAG TTCATTGACGTGGGAACCATGATCTCCCCTACTGTTTTTGCCCGTCGAAGCCTGTCATATCTTATGACCGATATGCCACAAGAAGCTCTCAATGATGCGGTGCAAGCACAAGTAATATCACCTGTCTGGCATATTGCATCATACCTACAAGCTGTTGCTCTTTTTTCTCTAGGAAGGGAAAACGAGGGCCAAATTGCACTCAGAGAGGGTTCAATCCTTGAAGAGAAAAAGAACACAGAATCCTAA
- the LOC108206942 gene encoding uncharacterized protein LOC108206942 isoform X1, whose translation MKYMRPINLFQDLLKLKASERGRFLGLDVGDKYVGLAVSDYHNQIASPLRVLLRKKSNIDLMATDFQSLISEFSLSGFIIGYPFYRNRNSPDAIQVKLFVEDLCKTGVLEGLRYTFWDECFTSKITELLLKDLNLHPVQYKSAIDKFAAVGILQGYLDFANRRTKLKSSEDLL comes from the exons ATGAAGTACATGAGgccaataaatttatttcaagatCTGTTGAAGTTGAAGGCATCGGAACGAGGGCGATTTCTTGGTTTGGATGTTGGAGATAAGTACGTAGGCTTGGCAGTTTCAGATTATCACAACCAGATTGCATCACCTTTGCG TGTTCTGCTAAGGAAGAAATCGAATATTGACTTGATGGCCACTGATTTTCAAAGTTTG ATATCCGAATTCTCCTTGTCaggcttcattattggctaccCATTTTATAGAAACAGAAACAGCCCAGAT GCCATACAAGTAAAACTTTTTGTTGAAGACCTTTGTAAAACAGGAGTACTTGAAGGTTTGAGGTATACTTTTTGGGATGAGTGTTTCACGTCGAAG ATCACGGAGTTATTGCTGAAGGATTTAAATTTGCATCCAGTACAATATAAGTCTGCAATAGACAAATTTGCTGCTGTTGGAATACTCCAG GGTTACTTGGATTTTGCAAATAGACGTACAAAGCTGAAATCGAGTGAAGACCTTTTATGA
- the LOC108206942 gene encoding uncharacterized protein LOC108206942 isoform X2, whose protein sequence is MKYMRPINLFQDLLKLKASERGRFLGLDVGDKYVGLAVSDYHNQIASPLRVLLRKKSNIDLMATDFQSLISEFSLSGFIIGYPFYRNRNSPDAIQVKLFVEDLCKTGVLEGLRYTFWDECFTSKITELLLKDLNLHPVQYKSAIDKFAAVGILQVKESTNR, encoded by the exons ATGAAGTACATGAGgccaataaatttatttcaagatCTGTTGAAGTTGAAGGCATCGGAACGAGGGCGATTTCTTGGTTTGGATGTTGGAGATAAGTACGTAGGCTTGGCAGTTTCAGATTATCACAACCAGATTGCATCACCTTTGCG TGTTCTGCTAAGGAAGAAATCGAATATTGACTTGATGGCCACTGATTTTCAAAGTTTG ATATCCGAATTCTCCTTGTCaggcttcattattggctaccCATTTTATAGAAACAGAAACAGCCCAGAT GCCATACAAGTAAAACTTTTTGTTGAAGACCTTTGTAAAACAGGAGTACTTGAAGGTTTGAGGTATACTTTTTGGGATGAGTGTTTCACGTCGAAG ATCACGGAGTTATTGCTGAAGGATTTAAATTTGCATCCAGTACAATATAAGTCTGCAATAGACAAATTTGCTGCTGTTGGAATACTCCAG GTGAAAGAATCTACTAACAGATAA
- the LOC108209748 gene encoding AT-hook motif nuclear-localized protein 5, which translates to MDGREGMSHPYYFNRGVSGPNPSPGSVFGSGTQAGLASPTGFKNLSSPNISIQTNVGGSPYQAEIVVPDFGHGVDIGGSSSVSLTDSSKKKRGRPRKYVPDGTSMSLALSPMSSNPSPGSGDIMLVEGEKKSRGRPRGSGKKQRLASLGEWMNTSAGKAFTPHVIQIAPGEDIASKILAFAQQRPRALCILSANGSVSAVTLRQPMSADSTFTYEGRFEILCLSGSYLLSEGGPRNRTGGLSVSICTPDGLVIGGAIGGRLIAASLVQAIVCSFVYDGFKTKTNPQADAKAEQISNIQPNEGSSAPTPAAAAQQSLTPNPERSSCSPSSRPDMRDLNTDIDLAHG; encoded by the exons ATGGATGGAAGAGAGGGAATGTCACATCCTTACTACTTCAACAGAGGGGTTAGTGGGCCTAATCCCAGTCCAGGCTCAGTTTTTGGGTCAGGAACCCAGGCTGGATTAGCTTCCCCAACTGGTTTCAAGAACCTATCAAGCCCTAATATTTCAATTCAGACTAATGTTGGAGGTTCACCTTACCAAGCTGAGATTGTAGTGCCTGATTTTGGTCATGGGGTTGACATTGGTGGATCATCCAGTGTGTCATTGACTGATTCTAGTAAGAAAAAGAGGGGAAGGCCCAGGAAGTATGTTCCTGATGGGACCAGCATGTCTTTAGCATTGTCTCCTATGTCATCTAATCCCTCACCTGGGTCTGGGGATATAATGCTGGTGGAGGGAGAGAAGAAGAGTAGAGGGAGGCCTCGTGGTAGCGGAAAGAAGCAAAGATTAGCATCTTTAG GCGAATGGATGAATACTTCGGCAGGAAAAGCTTTTACTCCGCATGTCATCCAAATTGCACCAGGAGAG GATATTGCGTCAAAAATACTGGCATTTGCTCAACAGAGACCAAGAGCTCTATGTATCTTGTCCGCCAATGGTTCTGTTTCTGCCGTGACATTACGCCAACCCATGTCGGCTGATAGCACATTCACATATGAG GGTCGTTTTGAGATATTATGCTTGTCTGGTTCTTATTTGCTTTCTGAAGGTGGACCCCGGAATCGAACCGGTGGTCTGAGTGTGTCTATCTGCACTCCTGATGGCCTTGTGATAGGAGGTGCAATAGGTGGTAGGCTTATTGCTGCAAGCTTGGTTCAA GCAATCGTATGCAGTTTTGTTTATGATGGtttcaaaacaaaaaccaaTCCACAGGCTGATGCAAAAGCCGAGCAGATATCTAATATTCAACCCAATGAAGGCTCATCTGCACCAACACCAGCAGCCGCTGCTCAGCAGAGTTTGACTCCAAATCCTGAAAGGTCTTCATGTTCTCCAAGTTCACGGCCAGATATGAGAGATCTAAACACCGATATTGACCTAGCTCATGGATGA
- the LOC108209749 gene encoding probable phospholipid hydroperoxide glutathione peroxidase: MANIQHMCALDGWRCSKSPYIQIYIYIAVIQVVSLHNNRVVILISQFRAAIFSQIKIGSSMATASDKPKSVHDFTVKDAKGNDVNLSQYKGKVLLIVNVASQCGLTNSNYTELAKLYEKYKDQGLEILAFPCNQFGSQEPGTNEEIVEFACTKFKAEYPIFDKVKVNGSDANPLYKYLKSSKGGIFGDGIKWNFTKFLVDENGNVVDRYAPTTSPLSIEKDIKKLLEKA; the protein is encoded by the exons ATGGCTAACATACAACACATGTGtgctttagatggttggagatgctctaagtctcCCTATattcagatatatatatatatagctgtCATCCAAGTTGTCTCATTACATAATAATCGTGTTGTTATTCTTATCTCTCAGTTTCGAGCAGCTATTTTCTCGCAg ATTAAGATCGGATCATCAATGGCCACTGCTTCCGACAAGCCCAAGTCTGTCCATGATTTCACTGTCAAG GATGCTAAAGGCAACGATGTCAACCTAAGCCAGTACAAGGGAAAGGTTCTCTTGATCGTCAATGTTGCATCTCAATG TGGCTTAACCAATTCAAACTACACAGAGTTGGCAAAGCTGTATGAGAAATACAAGGATCAAG GTCTAGAGATTCTTGCATTTCCTTGCAACCAGTTTGGATCACAGGAGCCGGGAACTAATGAAGAAATCGTAGAGTTTGCTTGCACTAAATTCAAAGCTGAATATCCCATCTTCGACAAG GTTAAGGTAAATGGTTCTGATGCTAATCCCCTGTACAAGTATCTGAAGTCGAGCAAAGGTGGAATTTTCGGTGATGGTATTAAGTGGAACTTCACCAAGTTCCTGGTTGACGAAAATGGAAATGTTGTCGATCGCTATGCTCCCACAACTTCTCCTTTAAGCATTGAG AAGGATATAAAGAAACTGCTGGAGAAAGCTTAA